AGGGACTCCTGACATGCTGGCCCAAGGGATCATCTCCATGAGCCTTGCCCTCGCCTTCTACACCTACGCGGTCTTCAGCGGCAGGCGGGAGGGGCTCCACCGCAAGCACCTCATCGTGTTCGGCATCGGACTCCTCTTCGACTACCTGGGCACACACCAGATGAGCCTCTACGCCAGGGCCTACGGCAAGGCCCCCGAGTGGCACAATCTTACCGGCATCCTGTCGTTGGCAGGGATGGCGTTCCACTTCCTGCTGGCATTGGCAGCCTCCCTCATGAGTCGGGCCGAAAGCATCAACCGTACCTTTCACCGGGTAAGCCTCACCATCTATACACTCTGGTGCATCGCCTTCGCCAGCGGCGCACTTGCCGGGATGCTCAAACTCTCGGGCCGTTCCTGACCCATTTCCCTGCCTCCCAAAAGAAAAGGGGGCTTTCGCCCCCAATTCCCACTCTCTATCGTTCCATGCCTAGTCGTCAAAATTCCCTTCGGGTCCCTTGTCACCGGCAATCGTCTTTGCCCGCTCGATGATCTGCTCCTTCGTCCAGTGGGCCGGGTCCTCGATGAGACTCCCCTTCGGGCCCACATTGTAGGAACCGGCCTTGAGGATAGCCTCGATGGCCAGGGGAGCCGTGTCTTTGGCATTGAAGACTTCGGTCATCATCTTGTAGGCAAAGTCCTCGACCCGCTTCGCCATCCGGTCGCGAATCTCCTTGGGCTGGGCCAGGAGCTTGTTCTCGAAGGGAAGGTTCAGGTTCTTGTAGTCCCCCTTCTTCCACCCCTTCGACTCGGCGTAGGCCACTATCTCGGCCCAGAGTTCCTCGGTCATCCCCTCGCCCTTCACCTTGATGAAATTGCCGTCGGCATCCAGCTGGGCGTTGCCGTAGTCGTTCACCTCAAGGCCCCAGGAGATCATCTGGAGGGCGGTGGCCACGTTGGCCTTGGTGGTGGCGGTCTGGTTGGCGATCTCGCGCAGCCGCTCGGAACTGTTGCCGGAGGTGCCGTGCTGGGCGCCGTTCACCTTGTAGGGTTCCAATGCCTTGTGGATGCCTGCGGTGAGTTCCACCTGGATACCGGCTGCGGATGCCTCCAGGCCGTGGGTGGTGCCGTTGTTGAGGGCGATCCAGTCGGGATAGATCTCGTGGGCATTGAGCCCCTGGATCAGGAACTTCGCCTCGTCCACCGTGGAGAGGCCCTGGTTCCCCTTGATCTCGCCCACTTCGGTCTCAAGCCCTGCCCACGCCGGGATGTAAGAATTTATGTCCAGGTTGGCCAGCAGGTTCTGGTCATCGGGGAGATGGGAGGCATCAATGGCGATGGAGGTAATCCCCGCCTCGAACATGGTGGGGATCTCCACCTTGGCGGCGGCGAGGTCCTTGTCGTTCTTGATGCCATAGTGATCGGCATGAATGGCAACCGGCACGGTGATGCCGAGTTCGTTGCAGAGTGCGTCCACAATGCGGGCCATATTCCAGTAGTTGACCGCACAGTAGGCTTTCTGGCCCCCTTCCGACTTGGCTATTTCGATGATAACCGGGCAATTCGCCCGTTGAGCCGCCATGAGGGCGCCCCGGATCACAAAGTAGTTGCGGCCGTTTGCGGCCATGGCAATGGCTTTCCCCTTGGCGAGCATAGCCCGGTCCACCACCTTGCCGCTCACGATGAGGGCTTTGGAGTTGGGAAACAGCTGCCGGATGGTAGGGGGACGGCCCACTTGCAGGGCCTTTTCGAAATCTGCGGAGTAAGGTGCCATTCATATCCTCCTTCAGTTTTATTGAAATTTTTTCGGCAGACAAAAATCAGCATCTTATAGCATGTTAACCCGCACTAAATCAAGGAATAATCTACGTTTCCCGCCCTTTTCGCCCCTCTGCACACCCGAGAACAGCAGCCGGTTTTTCTGCTTTGGATGAATGAACCAGAGCCCCCCAGCGCCCGGCTCGGTTACGAGATCGGCACGGGAAATGGGGAGGCCCCCCTCTAACAACGGCAGACATCGCACTTCCCGGCGGGAAAGCCACGTTGCTGATGGCTCCCCTCGCTGCTTTTTGCCCGGGAGACCCCGAACGAAAAATCGATAAAATCTTGAGGAAGCGGCCTGTCGCGCACGTTTCAGGAAGTCATGCCCGGAACCGCGCCCTTGCCAAAGCAGACCCTTCGCCGGTATAATGGCATGCTTTGCAAGGAGATTTCAGTGACCAGAACCGTTTCATTCCATGAATCACTTCTCGACACCCATCTTATAGTCGATGCCCGAACCCCCCTCGAATTCGAGGAGGACCATATCCCCGGCGCCATCAACGTACCGCTGCTCACCAACGAGGAGCGGGTTGAGATCGGCACCCTCTACAAGCGGACCGGCCCCATGGAGGCAAGACGCCGCGGGCTTGAACTGACCGCTCACCGTTTCCCTGCCATGGTGGAGGAAATCGCCGCAGCCGCTGAGGGCCGCCCCATTCTCGTTTACTGCTGGCGCGGAGGACTCCGCAGCAAGACCATAACCACGATTCTCGACCTGACCGGTTTTGACGCCGTCCAGCTTTTGGGGGGATACAAGGCGTTTCGCAACATGGTAACGGAGTACTTCGAGCCGTTTCACCCCCCCGCCCCCCTGGTGGTGCTCCACGGCATGACCGGAGTCGGGAAGACCACCTTCCTCCTTCAGCTCTCCGAAGCGGGGCACTCGGTCATCGACCTGGAAGGGCTCGCCTGCCACCGGGGCTCGGCCTTCGGTTCCCTGGGCCTTTGCCAGGAACTCACCCAGAAACGGTTTGAAACCCTTCTTTGGGATGTATTCAGGAAATTGCCGGCAGACAGGCCGATCCTCCTGGAGGGGGAAAGCAAGCGGATAGGGAGAATCAACCTGCCGGGCAATCTTTACGAGGTCATGCGGGAGAGCGTGAAAGTGTGGTGTAACGCCTCGGTGGCAACACGGGTGGATCGCCTCATCGAGGAATACGGGCTCCCCGAATACCGCCAGGGAATGGCAGAGGCGCTGGAGCGTATCCGCAAAAAACTGGGGGGTGAAAAGTACGAGGAAATCTTGGGATTTCTGGAGCGGTGGGAAATGAATCCCTTCATGGAGGGGCTCATCCGGCACTATTACGACAAGCTTTACTACAAAACGAGGGAGTGGACCGAGGACGCCGCCGTATCCCTTGAAGACTTCGGCACCGGCCGCCGGGAGCTGGAAGAGTTTCTCGGTTCCCGGCAATGGATGTCAGGGTGACACGCCGCCGGTGGATGGCGGCAGTCTCGCCCACTCAATGAAAATGTCCACCTGACAGTGTGAAAAACGCAGACAGAAGCCCCAGGGCAAGCGCGGCGACAGACGCCAGAATGCACCCCAAGGCCAGGAACTTGTGAAACAGGTTCTCGGCTCGGCGCTCCCGATAGCCGAGGAGGAACCCCAGAATAATCCCCCCCACGACGCCGCCGCCATGGCCCCAGTTATTGATCCCCGGCACGACAAGACCAAACAGGAAAAGCCCCACTACCCATCCCCATACTTCCTTGAAAACCGCCTGCCCGTAAAGGCCCCCCCTGCTCTTTCCGTAATAGAGAAGCGACCCGATGAGCCCACAAAGGGCCGCCGAAGCCCCAATGGTATAGCCGACCCCCGCGAAGTACGACAGCACGTAGCCGGCAACGCCGCCAAGGGTGTAAATGGTAAGCATCCGCCATGTGCCGTACTCCTGGGCCACCAGCGGCAGAAGCTGGCGCAGGGCCATCATATTGAAGAGTATGTGGAGAACTCCACCGTGGAGATAGTTGGCGGTGAGCAGCGTCCAGAATCGCCCGTAGCGGTCGATGGGAACGACACCGGTGGCCCCGAGGACAAAAAGGCTGCTCTGGTCGGGGGAAAGGGCGGAGAAGAGCCCACCGCTCCCCTGAGGGCGGTTGCTGATCAGCAGCGACACCACATACATAACCACATTAACCGTAATGATTATGGTGACAAGCCGATCGGCGCTCCCCACGCTCCGGGTCAAGGGATTGTTCTTCAACCACGAACCGGGGCGTGCCGTGCCGCACCACGGGCAGGAAGGCTCGTCGCGGCTGATGAGCTTGTTGCAGTTGGGGCAGAGAATCGAGCGGCGCTCGGGAGTTGACATTGAATAACCTCACGATAATGAATGGTAGCGTCCATCCTAACCCGGAGTGGCTTCAGACGCAAGAAGCCTCGCCGGCAGCAAAAATAACAAAGAATTTTGGAGGTCAGGAACCGGCTACGGACGGGCGTTTACGGGGCAGGCTTTTTGACAGCCAAGACCAGAAATATTATACTATATACAAAAGAACTGATCTTTGACAACCGGAGTGCTTCGTGAAGCAACGCGCAAGACGCTGTGAAATTCCATCTGCCAGGAGCGTAAAACCTCTTGAAAAAGGGGAAAGGGATCGGCCACCAGCCGCCACGGTCCCGCAAAGAGCGTGTCGGCAAGGTCCGTGAGCTTTTCACCGACTGATAGGAATAAAGTGCCTCGACGAAGCACCGCATCTTTCAGATCCCTGGAAGCATTTCCGGGGATTTTTTATTGTCATCCCTGGCCCGAGGGGACTCCTGGTTGACAGTGGGAACAACAAGAGTTTATATTTGGCAGGCCGTTAACGGCATCAAATATTTCCCGCAGAGGAGGATATCAACATGCTCTACTTCGTGAAAGAAAAGACCGTCCACACCTTTCCCGTGTCGAAAAGATGCAACGCTAAGCGTGAGCAGGAGCAACTGCGCGACACCATCCCCCACAATAACGAGAAGTGCCCTTACTGCATGAACAACTGGCCCGGCGAAGAGAAATAACCCTATTCACCACCGCTTCACAAATTACATCGCCACGAAAAAGGGGCATCCGCTGCCATGGCGGGTTTGCCCCTTTTCTGCCACCTCTCTACTCCGCAGTTCCCTCGCTCACGAACATTCGCGCATGTGCCATGATATCCGGGTAGAATCTGAAGAAATCACCCTGCAAACCGTCGTAACTGCGTAACAGCTCTCGCCCCCCAGCGGCAAGAGGGTTCGCCCTCCCTACCCGCGCCGCCATCCGCGCAAGGACCCGCCCGATAGCATCCGGATCTGCATAGGAGGGAATCCACTCACCAAAAATGGCAGGGACAACCCGCTCCAGCCGTTCCGGCAGATGAGCGGCACGACTCCGCACCACGGCTTCGGAGCGGGCGATGAAATCTGCGAGAGGCTCTGTCGAGAAGCGCTCCCAATGGGCAGCAAGGAAATGATCGTAGAACAGGTCCACCATCACCGCGCGATAGAGGCCGAAATGGGGATCTATCCTCTGCCGACTGGCATGGAAGGCAGGATGTCTGCCGGTAAAGGAATCGATCCGGCGATGGAGCTTCAGGCCGAGGGTAATGCGGGGAGGAAACCGCCCTTCGAGCCGCCCCTTGACGAAGTCACCCATCATGTTGCCGGCAATGATATCGGGATCTTCGCCCGACAGGTGGAGGTGGGCCAAAAAGTTCATGTTTCCGGTATACCGCTGTCCATCAACATGTGCAAAAAGAAAAGGCGACCCATTGCGGATCGCCCTTCTCCGACGCCGGTCCGGCCGTCCCCTCGACGGGTTGCCGGAACCATTATCCCTGCGACGCCGCAAGCGCCTGTTCTATATCGGCAATGATATCCTCCACATTCTCAATGCCGATGGAAAGGCGGATGAAGTCCGGGGTAACGCCACTGGCCAGCTGCTCTTCCCCGGATAGCTGCTGGTGGGTAGTGGACGCGGGGTGAATCACCAGCGACTTGGCATCGCCGATGTTCGCCAGATGAGACAGCAGCTTGACGCTGTCTATGAACCGTTTTCCCGACTCTAGCCCCCCCTTGATACCGAAGCCGATAATGGCGCCTTCCCCCTTGGGCAGGTATTTACGGGCGTTCTCGTAATTTTCGTGGTTGGGAAGGCCGGGATAGTTCACCCAGCTAACGAGAGGATGCTTATCCAGCCACTGGGCCACCGCCCGGGCGTTCTCAACATGACGGGCCATCCGCAAGGGGAGAGTTTCCAGCCCCTGAAGGAAAAGGAATGCGTTAAAGGGGGAAAGGCAGGCGCCCATATCGCGTAAAAGCGTAATACGCATCTTCAGGATGTAGGCAAGATTCCCGAGAGCATCCCAATAGCGGAGCCCATGGTAGGAGGGATCGGGCTCGGTCATTTCAGGGAACCGGCCGTTGTTCCAGGGAAAGGTTCCTCCATCTACGACAGCTCCGCCGATGCTGGTTCCGTGACCGCAGATAAACTTCGTGAGAGAGTAAACCACAATGTCGGCACCATGCTCCAGGGGCCTGAAAAGGTAGGGGGTGGTCACGGTGTTGTCCACGACAAACGGTATTCCGGCTTCATGGGCGACGCGGGCGATGGCCTCGAAGTCATCAACATTGTTCTTGGGGTTCCCCACCGACTCCGTGTAGACCAGACGGGTATTCGCATCAATGGCCCTGCGGATGTTTTCCGGATCGGCGGTGTCCACAAACTTCACGGTAATACCCAGCTTGGGGAGGGTATAGTGAAACAGGTTATAGGTGCCGCCATAGAGATAGCTGGTTGAGATGATGTTCTGGCCGGCTTGGGCGATGTTCAGCACCGCACAGGTTATGGCCGCCTGCCCCGAGGCCAGGGCCAAGGCGCCGACTCCTCCGTCGAGCTCGGCAAGACGCTTTTCAAGCACATCGTTAGTGGGGTTCATGAGACGGGTGTAGATGTTGCCGAACTCCTTGAGCCCGAAGAGATTGGCGGCATGATCGGAGCTCTTGAAAGAGTATGAAGCCGTCTGGTAAATGGGAACCGCCCTGGAAAGGGTTGCAGGATCCGGTTCCTGACCGGCATGGAGGGCACGGGTGTCAAAGCCTCTAACAGTGTCGGACATGGGGCCTCATTTTCTGGTGGATAATTACAGCAATCCACCGGTTATCGTTATTTCACTCAAGAATACAATTTAAGTGATTGCCAGCGGCGCGGTCAAGTATATTCATGAGAATGCTCCTTGCTCCCCTTCTCATTTCCTCCCGAAGAGCGATGTCAATTCAAGAAGCCGTTCGATATGGGTTTCCGTAATCGCACCGGAGGAAAAACGCCACGACCAGTTGCCGCTGGGGGTCCCGGGAAGGTTCATGCGGGCGGAGTTGTCAAGTCCGAGGATATCCTGCAGGGGGAAAATTGCCAGTGCAGCTACCGATGCAAGCCCGAGCCTGACCAGTTCCCAATGTATTTCCTCTCCCGAGGTTCCCGTGTAGGCAAGGACCGCATTCCGGTGCTGGGGAGAAACGGATTCGAACCAGCCGACGGTGGTATCGTTGTCATGGGTACCGGTATAGGTCACGCATTCAGGAGTATAGTTATGGGGGAGGTAGGGATTTACCGCCCCGGAATCGAAAGCGAACTGGAGGATTTTCATTCCGGGGAAACGGTAGCGATCCCTCAACGCCTCAACTTCGGGGGTAATTACCCCCAAATCCTCGGCAATGATGGGGATTTGTCCCAAAGCGCCGATTACCGCATCGAACAGGTGGGCACCGGGCCCTTTCACCCATTCGCCCCGGACAGCGGTCTTCTCCCTGGCCGGCACTTCCCAACATGCTTCGAATCCCCGGAAATGGTCGATACGCACCATGTCACAGAGGTCGAAGCAGTGGCGGAACCGCTCGATCCACCAGTGATAACCTTCACCAGCCATGGCGTCCCAGTTGTAAAGGGGATTGCCCCAACGCTGGCCGGTCTTGCTGAAGTAATCGGGTGGGACACCGGCAACCACCGTCGGCTTTCCCTTCTCATCCAGCTTGAAAAGGTGCGGTACCCCCCAGACATCGGCCGAATCAAACGCCACAAATATCGGAATGTCACCGACAATTCCGATGCCCTTGCCATTGGCATATTCCCTGATGTGGCGCCACTGGCGGTAAAACTGCCACTGGGCATATTTCTGTTCGCCGATAGTCCCCCCAAGTTTAACCGAGAACTTTTCCAGGGCGCCGGGCTCCCGCCGGGCAATCTCCTTCGGCCATGCCGTCCAGCTTTTCCCGCCAAAGTGGTCTTTGAGGGCCATGAAAAGGGCGTAGTCATGGAGCCAGGGGGTAGTGTCGCAAAAATGCCAGTATTCCTGCTTGCGCTCAAGGTCACCATGGGCGTAGAAACGGGTAGCCGCGGCCTTCAGCAGGGGAATCTTGTAATTCTCCACAAGGGTAAAATCAACGTGGTCCGCCGCGAAAACAGGCATCGGGACAGAGTCATCCAGATCACCTTCGTCCACGAGGGCTTCCAGGTCGATGAGGAGGGGATTGCCGGCAAAGGCAGAGTAGCACGAGTAGGGTGAATTGCCATAGGCAGCCGGGCCCAGGGGTAGAACCTGCCAGAGGCTCTGGCCGGCCGCCTCGAGGAAATCGATGAAATGCCGGCACTCCCGGCCAAGGGAGCCGATCCCT
The nucleotide sequence above comes from Geobacter benzoatilyticus. Encoded proteins:
- a CDS encoding HsmA family protein; translation: MLAQGIISMSLALAFYTYAVFSGRREGLHRKHLIVFGIGLLFDYLGTHQMSLYARAYGKAPEWHNLTGILSLAGMAFHFLLALAASLMSRAESINRTFHRVSLTIYTLWCIAFASGALAGMLKLSGRS
- a CDS encoding class II fructose-bisphosphate aldolase encodes the protein MAPYSADFEKALQVGRPPTIRQLFPNSKALIVSGKVVDRAMLAKGKAIAMAANGRNYFVIRGALMAAQRANCPVIIEIAKSEGGQKAYCAVNYWNMARIVDALCNELGITVPVAIHADHYGIKNDKDLAAAKVEIPTMFEAGITSIAIDASHLPDDQNLLANLDINSYIPAWAGLETEVGEIKGNQGLSTVDEAKFLIQGLNAHEIYPDWIALNNGTTHGLEASAAGIQVELTAGIHKALEPYKVNGAQHGTSGNSSERLREIANQTATTKANVATALQMISWGLEVNDYGNAQLDADGNFIKVKGEGMTEELWAEIVAYAESKGWKKGDYKNLNLPFENKLLAQPKEIRDRMAKRVEDFAYKMMTEVFNAKDTAPLAIEAILKAGSYNVGPKGSLIEDPAHWTKEQIIERAKTIAGDKGPEGNFDD
- the mnmH gene encoding tRNA 2-selenouridine(34) synthase MnmH — protein: MTRTVSFHESLLDTHLIVDARTPLEFEEDHIPGAINVPLLTNEERVEIGTLYKRTGPMEARRRGLELTAHRFPAMVEEIAAAAEGRPILVYCWRGGLRSKTITTILDLTGFDAVQLLGGYKAFRNMVTEYFEPFHPPAPLVVLHGMTGVGKTTFLLQLSEAGHSVIDLEGLACHRGSAFGSLGLCQELTQKRFETLLWDVFRKLPADRPILLEGESKRIGRINLPGNLYEVMRESVKVWCNASVATRVDRLIEEYGLPEYRQGMAEALERIRKKLGGEKYEEILGFLERWEMNPFMEGLIRHYYDKLYYKTREWTEDAAVSLEDFGTGRRELEEFLGSRQWMSG
- a CDS encoding rhomboid family intramembrane serine protease, encoding MSTPERRSILCPNCNKLISRDEPSCPWCGTARPGSWLKNNPLTRSVGSADRLVTIIITVNVVMYVVSLLISNRPQGSGGLFSALSPDQSSLFVLGATGVVPIDRYGRFWTLLTANYLHGGVLHILFNMMALRQLLPLVAQEYGTWRMLTIYTLGGVAGYVLSYFAGVGYTIGASAALCGLIGSLLYYGKSRGGLYGQAVFKEVWGWVVGLFLFGLVVPGINNWGHGGGVVGGIILGFLLGYRERRAENLFHKFLALGCILASVAALALGLLSAFFTLSGGHFH
- a CDS encoding ACP phosphodiesterase, whose translation is MNFLAHLHLSGEDPDIIAGNMMGDFVKGRLEGRFPPRITLGLKLHRRIDSFTGRHPAFHASRQRIDPHFGLYRAVMVDLFYDHFLAAHWERFSTEPLADFIARSEAVVRSRAAHLPERLERVVPAIFGEWIPSYADPDAIGRVLARMAARVGRANPLAAGGRELLRSYDGLQGDFFRFYPDIMAHARMFVSEGTAE
- a CDS encoding homocysteine synthase encodes the protein MSDTVRGFDTRALHAGQEPDPATLSRAVPIYQTASYSFKSSDHAANLFGLKEFGNIYTRLMNPTNDVLEKRLAELDGGVGALALASGQAAITCAVLNIAQAGQNIISTSYLYGGTYNLFHYTLPKLGITVKFVDTADPENIRRAIDANTRLVYTESVGNPKNNVDDFEAIARVAHEAGIPFVVDNTVTTPYLFRPLEHGADIVVYSLTKFICGHGTSIGGAVVDGGTFPWNNGRFPEMTEPDPSYHGLRYWDALGNLAYILKMRITLLRDMGACLSPFNAFLFLQGLETLPLRMARHVENARAVAQWLDKHPLVSWVNYPGLPNHENYENARKYLPKGEGAIIGFGIKGGLESGKRFIDSVKLLSHLANIGDAKSLVIHPASTTHQQLSGEEQLASGVTPDFIRLSIGIENVEDIIADIEQALAASQG
- the malQ gene encoding 4-alpha-glucanotransferase, producing MHHRRKSGILLHPTSLPGPGGIGSLGRECRHFIDFLEAAGQSLWQVLPLGPAAYGNSPYSCYSAFAGNPLLIDLEALVDEGDLDDSVPMPVFAADHVDFTLVENYKIPLLKAAATRFYAHGDLERKQEYWHFCDTTPWLHDYALFMALKDHFGGKSWTAWPKEIARREPGALEKFSVKLGGTIGEQKYAQWQFYRQWRHIREYANGKGIGIVGDIPIFVAFDSADVWGVPHLFKLDEKGKPTVVAGVPPDYFSKTGQRWGNPLYNWDAMAGEGYHWWIERFRHCFDLCDMVRIDHFRGFEACWEVPAREKTAVRGEWVKGPGAHLFDAVIGALGQIPIIAEDLGVITPEVEALRDRYRFPGMKILQFAFDSGAVNPYLPHNYTPECVTYTGTHDNDTTVGWFESVSPQHRNAVLAYTGTSGEEIHWELVRLGLASVAALAIFPLQDILGLDNSARMNLPGTPSGNWSWRFSSGAITETHIERLLELTSLFGRK